One Panicum virgatum strain AP13 chromosome 9K, P.virgatum_v5, whole genome shotgun sequence genomic region harbors:
- the LOC120647052 gene encoding uncharacterized protein LOC120647052 → MGSGKASPGAGGEGASGGPPQPAGAVCCMCGDSGLLPELFRCSACSVRSQHTYCTNRYPKVESYGTCNWCLRADRGVASTSSSPRSAGKAAARSSAAHGDTAAAAGRSPKVAAARGDFASSNLRKPIKKQHPQHQRLLLRRSASDLGSRVRDAPPSPGVARGRPRVRRYKLLEEVITS, encoded by the exons ATGGGGAGCGGCAAGGCGTCCCCAGGCGCCGGCGGTGAAGGAGCGAGCGGCGGCCCGCCGCAGCCGGCGGGCGCCGTCTGCTGCATGTGCGGCGACAGCGGCCTCCTGCCCGAGCTCTTCCGCTGCTCCGCCTGCTCCGTCCGCTCCCAACACAC GTACTGCACGAATCGGTACCCGAAGGTGGAGTCGTACGGCACCTGCAACTGGTGCCTGAGGGCGGACAGAGGCGTGGCTTCGACTTCGTCGTCGCCGAGATCCGCCGGCAAGGCGGCCGCCCGGTCGTCGGCTGCTCACGGTGAcacagccgcagccgccggcagATCGCCCAAGGTCGCCGCCGCTCGTGGCGACTTCGCGTCGTCGAACCTGAGAAAGCCTATCAAGAAGCAGCACCCGCAGCATCAGCGGCTTCTGCTGCGGCGGTCGGCGTCGGACCTTGGCAGCCGCGTCCGcgacgcgccgccgtcgcccggcgTCGCGCGCGGCAGGCCGAGGGTCCGGAGGTACAAGCTCCTGGAAGAGGTCATCACTAGCTAG